One genomic window of Solanum dulcamara chromosome 10, daSolDulc1.2, whole genome shotgun sequence includes the following:
- the LOC129870535 gene encoding protein SPA1-RELATED 3-like isoform X2 has translation MWIAMEGSSQSGRERYESSRGLDSSGVVDWNSRFRAASTIRLSSDAYHDSGFVSKGWERIESSDVNCLDDQGGRGIDCKDVSLRHWLDSPERTVDALECLHIFTQIVEIVKLAHTQGIAVHNVRPSCFVMSSFNRVAFIESASCSDSGSDSCEDEPNSSSSPMQVEMIQGKDSAIASESSCLQSSSGHMVQTLEAIKNRQVEENNNKHTFPMKQILHLETNWYTSPEEVNGAPGTCASDIYQLGVLLFELYCTFKSSDEKIANMSCLRHRVLPPQLLLKWPKEASFCLWLLHPEPSSRPKVGELLESEFLKTPRHDLEEREAAIELREKIDEQELLLEFLLLIQQKKQEAMENLQEIVSFLSSDVEEATKMQTTLKLKGGSSLEPAEEATKMQTPLKMKGGASLEPAKHLNSRRTNVTEDHDSGSSGSRKRSKLSIDEESDGHPDEIQKSERNIECKGSISAKSSRLMKNFRKLEAAYFMTRRRVIKRDKSMSRNCQTSQECKSSATATERSSLSNLSSKGGFNGDRQRGWINSYLEGLCKYFSFSKLEVKADLKQGDLLNSSNLVCSLSFDRDGEFFATAGVNKKIKVFEYNSILNADRDIHYPVIEMANRSKLSSICWNGYIKSQLASSNFEGVVQVWDVTRSQLFMEMREHEKRVWSVDFSIADPTMLASGSDDGSVKLWNINQAILLLHLVDVSFKTKWSKCWNHKNKSQCLLCSVPC, from the exons ATGTGGATAGCAATGGAGGGTTCATCTCAGTCTGGTAGGGAGAGGTATGAGAGTTCAAGGGGTTTGGATTCTTCAGGTGTTGTGGATTGGAATTCAAGATTTCGTGCTGCAAGTACCATTAGGTTGTCTAGTGATGCATATCATGATTCTGGATTTGTTTCAAAAGGGTGGGAGAGAATTGAGTCATCTGATGTTAATTGCCTTGACGATCAAGGGGGTCGAGGAATCGATTGTAAAGATGTTAGTTTGAGACATTGGTTGGATAGTCCAGAGAGAACTGTCGATGCTCTTGAATGTTTGCATATATTTACTCAAATTGTAGAGATTGTAAAACTGGCACATACTCAGGGGATAGCTGTTCATAATGTTAGGCCATCATGTTTTGTCATGTCTTCTTTTAACCGTGTTGCGTTTATTGAGTCTGCTTCCTGCTCCGATTCGGGATCGGATTCATGTGAAGATGAGCCAAACAGTTCATCTTCACCTATGCAAGTTGAGATGATTCAAGGGAAGGACTCTGCTATAGCATCTGAAAGCAGTTGCTTGCAGTCAAGTTCAGGTCATATGGTGCAGACTCTGGAAGCTATTAAGAATAGACAAGTGGAAGAAAACAACAACAAGCATACTTTCCCAATGAAACAGATATTGCACCTGGAAACTAATTGGTATACAAGTCCAGAAGAGGTTAATGGTGCTCCAGGCACTTGTGCTTCAGACATTTATCAACTTGGAGTGCTTCTATTTGAG CTATATTGCACCTTCAAGTCATCAGATGAGAAAATTGCAAATATGTCATGTCTAAGACATCGTGTCCTGCCCCCACAGTTGTTGTTGAAATGGCCTAAGGAGGCTTCATTTTGCTTATGGTTACTACACCCGGAACCAAGTAGTCGGCCAAAAGTGGG TGAGTTGCTAGAAAGTGAATTCCTTAAAACTCCAAGACATGACTTGGAAGAACGTGAAGCAGCAATAGAGCTTAGAGAAAAAATAGATGAGCAGGAATTATTGCTGGAGTTCCTTTTGCTAATCCAACAGAAAAAGCAGGAGGCTATGGAAAATTTGCAGGAAATCGTGTCTTTCTTATCGTCTGATGTAGAAGAGGCCACTAAGATGCAGACAACCCTTAAGTTAAAAGGTGGCTCAAGCTTAGAACCAGCAGAAGAGGCCACTAAGATGCAAACACCCCTTAAGATGAAAGGAGGTGCAAGCTTAGAACCAGCTAAGCATTTGAATTCTCGGAGGACAAATGTTACTGAAGATCATGATTCAGGGAGCTCTGGATCTAGAAAGAGGTCTAAGCTCAGCATAGATGAGGAATCTGATGGTCATCCAGATGAAATCCAGAAATCCGAAAGGAATATTGAATGTAAAGGCAGCATTTCGGCAAAAAGTTCCCGGTTGATGAAGAACTTCAGAAAATTGGAGGCAGCTTATTTCATGACAAGACGCAGGGTTATTAAAAGGGACAAATCTATGAGTAGAAACTGTCAAACAAGTCAGGAATGTAAAAGTTCCGCTACAGCTACTGAAAGGAGTTCTCTGAGTAATTTGTCATCAAAGGGAGGGTTCAATGGCGATAGACAGCGGGGATGGATCAATTCGTACTTGGAGGGTCTGTGCAAGTACTTTTCTTTTAGCAAGTTAGAAGTGAAGGCAGATTTAAAGCAAGGAGATCTTCTAAACTCGTCCAATCTCGTATGTTCTCTCAGCTTTGATCGTGATGGTGAATTTTTTGCAACTGCTGGTGTAAATAAGAAGATCAAAGTTTTTGAATATAACTCAATTCTGAATGCGGATCGTGATATACACTATCCAGTCATTGAAATGGCTAATAGATCAAAGTTAAGCAGTATATGTTGGAATGGCTATATCAAAAGCCAGCTTGCCTCAAGTAACTTTGAAGGTGTGGTGCAG GTATGGGATGTCACAAGAAGTCAGCTTTTCATGGAGATGAGAGAGCATGAGAAACGCGTCTGGTCTGTTGACTTTTCAATAGCAGATCCAACCATGTTGGCAAGCGGGAGCGATGATGGTTCTGTGAAGCTTTGGAATATCAATCAGGCAATTCTACTTTTGCACTTGGTGGATGTCAGCTTTAAAACTAAAT GGAGTAAGTGTTGGAACCATAAAAACAAAAGCCAATGTCTGCTGTGTTCAGTTCCCTGTTGA
- the LOC129870535 gene encoding protein SPA1-RELATED 4-like isoform X1 → MWIAMEGSSQSGRERYESSRGLDSSGVVDWNSRFRAASTIRLSSDAYHDSGFVSKGWERIESSDVNCLDDQGGRGIDCKDVSLRHWLDSPERTVDALECLHIFTQIVEIVKLAHTQGIAVHNVRPSCFVMSSFNRVAFIESASCSDSGSDSCEDEPNSSSSPMQVEMIQGKDSAIASESSCLQSSSGHMVQTLEAIKNRQVEENNNKHTFPMKQILHLETNWYTSPEEVNGAPGTCASDIYQLGVLLFELYCTFKSSDEKIANMSCLRHRVLPPQLLLKWPKEASFCLWLLHPEPSSRPKVGELLESEFLKTPRHDLEEREAAIELREKIDEQELLLEFLLLIQQKKQEAMENLQEIVSFLSSDVEEATKMQTTLKLKGGSSLEPAEEATKMQTPLKMKGGASLEPAKHLNSRRTNVTEDHDSGSSGSRKRSKLSIDEESDGHPDEIQKSERNIECKGSISAKSSRLMKNFRKLEAAYFMTRRRVIKRDKSMSRNCQTSQECKSSATATERSSLSNLSSKGGFNGDRQRGWINSYLEGLCKYFSFSKLEVKADLKQGDLLNSSNLVCSLSFDRDGEFFATAGVNKKIKVFEYNSILNADRDIHYPVIEMANRSKLSSICWNGYIKSQLASSNFEGVVQVWDVTRSQLFMEMREHEKRVWSVDFSIADPTMLASGSDDGSVKLWNINQGVSVGTIKTKANVCCVQFPVDSGRALAFGSADHKIYYYDLRNSKLPLCTLNGHNKTVSYVKFIDSTTLVSASTDNTIKLWDLSTCTSRILDSPLQSFTGHMNVKNFVGLSVSDGYIATGSETNEVVIYHKAFPMPALSFKFNCTDPLSGDEVDDSAQFISSVCWRGQSPTLVAANSMGNIKLLEMV, encoded by the exons ATGTGGATAGCAATGGAGGGTTCATCTCAGTCTGGTAGGGAGAGGTATGAGAGTTCAAGGGGTTTGGATTCTTCAGGTGTTGTGGATTGGAATTCAAGATTTCGTGCTGCAAGTACCATTAGGTTGTCTAGTGATGCATATCATGATTCTGGATTTGTTTCAAAAGGGTGGGAGAGAATTGAGTCATCTGATGTTAATTGCCTTGACGATCAAGGGGGTCGAGGAATCGATTGTAAAGATGTTAGTTTGAGACATTGGTTGGATAGTCCAGAGAGAACTGTCGATGCTCTTGAATGTTTGCATATATTTACTCAAATTGTAGAGATTGTAAAACTGGCACATACTCAGGGGATAGCTGTTCATAATGTTAGGCCATCATGTTTTGTCATGTCTTCTTTTAACCGTGTTGCGTTTATTGAGTCTGCTTCCTGCTCCGATTCGGGATCGGATTCATGTGAAGATGAGCCAAACAGTTCATCTTCACCTATGCAAGTTGAGATGATTCAAGGGAAGGACTCTGCTATAGCATCTGAAAGCAGTTGCTTGCAGTCAAGTTCAGGTCATATGGTGCAGACTCTGGAAGCTATTAAGAATAGACAAGTGGAAGAAAACAACAACAAGCATACTTTCCCAATGAAACAGATATTGCACCTGGAAACTAATTGGTATACAAGTCCAGAAGAGGTTAATGGTGCTCCAGGCACTTGTGCTTCAGACATTTATCAACTTGGAGTGCTTCTATTTGAG CTATATTGCACCTTCAAGTCATCAGATGAGAAAATTGCAAATATGTCATGTCTAAGACATCGTGTCCTGCCCCCACAGTTGTTGTTGAAATGGCCTAAGGAGGCTTCATTTTGCTTATGGTTACTACACCCGGAACCAAGTAGTCGGCCAAAAGTGGG TGAGTTGCTAGAAAGTGAATTCCTTAAAACTCCAAGACATGACTTGGAAGAACGTGAAGCAGCAATAGAGCTTAGAGAAAAAATAGATGAGCAGGAATTATTGCTGGAGTTCCTTTTGCTAATCCAACAGAAAAAGCAGGAGGCTATGGAAAATTTGCAGGAAATCGTGTCTTTCTTATCGTCTGATGTAGAAGAGGCCACTAAGATGCAGACAACCCTTAAGTTAAAAGGTGGCTCAAGCTTAGAACCAGCAGAAGAGGCCACTAAGATGCAAACACCCCTTAAGATGAAAGGAGGTGCAAGCTTAGAACCAGCTAAGCATTTGAATTCTCGGAGGACAAATGTTACTGAAGATCATGATTCAGGGAGCTCTGGATCTAGAAAGAGGTCTAAGCTCAGCATAGATGAGGAATCTGATGGTCATCCAGATGAAATCCAGAAATCCGAAAGGAATATTGAATGTAAAGGCAGCATTTCGGCAAAAAGTTCCCGGTTGATGAAGAACTTCAGAAAATTGGAGGCAGCTTATTTCATGACAAGACGCAGGGTTATTAAAAGGGACAAATCTATGAGTAGAAACTGTCAAACAAGTCAGGAATGTAAAAGTTCCGCTACAGCTACTGAAAGGAGTTCTCTGAGTAATTTGTCATCAAAGGGAGGGTTCAATGGCGATAGACAGCGGGGATGGATCAATTCGTACTTGGAGGGTCTGTGCAAGTACTTTTCTTTTAGCAAGTTAGAAGTGAAGGCAGATTTAAAGCAAGGAGATCTTCTAAACTCGTCCAATCTCGTATGTTCTCTCAGCTTTGATCGTGATGGTGAATTTTTTGCAACTGCTGGTGTAAATAAGAAGATCAAAGTTTTTGAATATAACTCAATTCTGAATGCGGATCGTGATATACACTATCCAGTCATTGAAATGGCTAATAGATCAAAGTTAAGCAGTATATGTTGGAATGGCTATATCAAAAGCCAGCTTGCCTCAAGTAACTTTGAAGGTGTGGTGCAG GTATGGGATGTCACAAGAAGTCAGCTTTTCATGGAGATGAGAGAGCATGAGAAACGCGTCTGGTCTGTTGACTTTTCAATAGCAGATCCAACCATGTTGGCAAGCGGGAGCGATGATGGTTCTGTGAAGCTTTGGAATATCAATCAG GGAGTAAGTGTTGGAACCATAAAAACAAAAGCCAATGTCTGCTGTGTTCAGTTCCCTGTTGATTCTGGACGGGCCCTTGCTTTTGGTTCAGCAGATCATAAGATATATTACTATGACCTACGAAACTCAAAGTTACCTCTATGCACATTAAATGGGCACAACAAGACAGTTAGCTATGTCAAGTTCATAGATTCAACAACTCTTGTGTCTGCATCTACGGATAATACAATAAAGCTGTGGGATCTGTCAACATGCACGTCTCGTATTCTTGATTCTCCTCTTCAGTCATTTACTGGACATATGAATGTAAAG